In Helianthus annuus cultivar XRQ/B chromosome 3, HanXRQr2.0-SUNRISE, whole genome shotgun sequence, a single window of DNA contains:
- the LOC110929204 gene encoding ACT domain-containing protein ACR8-like, which produces MCLKAAVERRAREGVCLELFKPDKPGLLAQVTRTFRENAMNVTQAEISTTMGNHSSVSKSTWTSNISSEDMLTEVLSYFTQPSIPEKTERIWNFISDI; this is translated from the exons ATGTGTTTAAAAGCCGCGGTTGAAAGAAGGGCACGCGAGGGTGTGTGTCTCGAGCTATTCAAACCCGACAAACCCGGGCTGTTGGCCCAAGTGACACGAACGTTTAGAGAAAACGCGATGAACGTAACACAGGCCGAGATATCTACAACAATGG GTAATCATTCTTCGGTTTCGAAATCGACATGGACATCCAATATTAGCTCCGAAGATATGCTGACCGAAGTTCTGTCGTATTTCACGCAACCATCAATACCGGAGAAGACGGAGCGTATCTG gAATTTTATATCAGACATATAG